A window of the Sphaerobacter thermophilus DSM 20745 genome harbors these coding sequences:
- the rpsU gene encoding 30S ribosomal protein S21 encodes MIRLVRVELRDSESFDSLLRRFTKEVQKSGLLRDYRSKRRFVSKSEQRRAKARKAEHKRRRKLAKMAQQQ; translated from the coding sequence GTGATCCGGCTCGTGCGCGTAGAACTGAGGGATTCCGAGAGTTTTGACTCACTGCTTCGGCGCTTCACCAAGGAAGTTCAGAAGTCGGGCCTGCTGCGCGACTATCGGAGCAAGCGACGGTTCGTGAGCAAGAGCGAGCAGCGGCGCGCCAAGGCCCGCAAGGCCGAGCACAAGCGCCGGCGCAAGCTCGCCAAGATGGCGCAGCAGCAGTAG
- a CDS encoding helix-turn-helix domain-containing protein, translating to MINIDGIEYLTATEAAELLGVKVTTLYAYASRGRIRSYRRGIKRERFYRRAEVEALLRVRPSAAGTDDTEHNLPRAETWIPYS from the coding sequence ATGATCAACATCGACGGTATCGAGTACTTGACTGCGACGGAAGCCGCCGAGTTGCTCGGAGTCAAGGTCACCACACTCTACGCCTATGCCAGCCGCGGCCGCATCCGCAGTTACCGGCGCGGCATCAAGCGCGAGCGCTTCTACCGACGCGCCGAAGTGGAGGCGCTCCTGCGCGTCCGCCCGTCGGCGGCGGGGACTGACGACACCGAACACAATCTCCCCCGAGCCGAAACGTGGATTCCCTATTCGTGA
- the pyrF gene encoding orotidine-5'-phosphate decarboxylase, translated as MSFRERLRAASERSGSLLCVGLDPDPARLPTHLGPADDARTVLAFNRAIIESTTDLVCAYKPNLGFYLAYGPAGVEALIETRRLIPPEIPVILDAKVGDLGNTSVAYARAYFDAWNFDAVTVHPYMGEDSLEPFLSRSDRAVFVLVKTSNPGSGDLQDLPVTDEGTTEPLYLRVAERARRWQGRYGTCGLVVGATYPRQLAEVRERCPDLPILVPGVGAQGGDLTTTVQAGLDPAGGGLLINAARGVIYAGTGPDFAQAARRAAIELRDAINQARQS; from the coding sequence ATGAGCTTTCGCGAGCGTTTGCGGGCGGCCAGCGAGCGGAGCGGATCGCTCCTCTGCGTCGGCCTGGACCCAGACCCGGCACGCCTCCCCACCCACCTTGGCCCTGCCGACGACGCGCGCACGGTCCTCGCGTTCAACCGCGCGATCATCGAGTCCACCACCGACCTCGTCTGCGCCTACAAGCCGAACCTGGGCTTCTACCTCGCCTACGGCCCCGCCGGAGTGGAGGCGCTGATCGAGACGCGCCGACTGATCCCGCCGGAGATCCCGGTGATCCTGGACGCGAAGGTCGGCGACCTCGGCAATACCTCGGTCGCCTATGCCCGTGCCTACTTCGATGCCTGGAATTTCGACGCAGTGACGGTGCACCCGTACATGGGCGAGGACAGCCTCGAGCCGTTCCTCTCCCGCTCCGACCGCGCGGTCTTCGTACTCGTCAAGACCTCAAACCCCGGCAGCGGGGATCTGCAAGACCTCCCGGTCACCGACGAGGGCACGACAGAGCCCCTCTACCTCCGGGTCGCGGAGCGCGCCCGGCGCTGGCAGGGCCGCTACGGCACCTGCGGGCTCGTCGTCGGCGCCACCTACCCCCGGCAACTGGCCGAGGTCCGCGAGCGGTGCCCGGACCTACCGATCCTCGTGCCGGGTGTCGGCGCCCAGGGCGGCGACCTGACCACAACGGTCCAGGCCGGACTCGATCCGGCAGGCGGCGGGCTCCTGATCAACGCCGCTCGCGGCGTGATCTACGCCGGCACCGGGCCCGACTTCGCCCAGGCCGCCCGCCGCGCCGCGATAGAACTCCGCGACGCCATCAATCAGGCACGCCAGAGCTAG
- a CDS encoding citrate/2-methylcitrate synthase translates to MADAGTGAATTAGRGLEGIVVAESELSLVDGTNGRLYYRGYSIHDLVQSASFEEVLHLLWYGELPTRAELDELNAKLVAARVLSPSVMEALRVLPRGGEPIDALRVAVTVMGMEDADAFNLSRDALLERSIKLTGAMATMLAAFDRLRHGQEPVDPDPSLGHAANFLYMLRGERASELQERAMDAYLVLLAEHSMNASTFSARVTLSALSDIYSAVSSALGTLKGDAHGGANRRAMEMLLAIGSADNAESYVEESLRIKRRLMGMGHRIYKTRDPRVDHLMGYSEKVAAEKGDTTWHELAVRLEQITSNHPYFLERKLFPNVEFYSAPLLYSLLGETDLMPAVFGISRIGGWTANLLEQAAANRIIRPQAAYVGPDPRPFVPMDQRG, encoded by the coding sequence ATGGCTGATGCAGGGACAGGCGCGGCGACCACCGCGGGCAGAGGGCTCGAGGGCATCGTCGTCGCCGAGTCCGAGCTGAGCCTGGTAGACGGGACCAACGGGCGCCTGTACTACCGGGGCTATAGCATTCACGACCTGGTGCAGAGCGCGTCCTTCGAGGAGGTGCTCCACCTGCTCTGGTATGGTGAACTGCCGACCCGCGCTGAGCTGGATGAGCTGAACGCGAAGCTCGTCGCCGCGCGCGTGCTGTCCCCCTCCGTGATGGAGGCGCTGCGCGTGCTCCCGCGCGGCGGGGAGCCGATCGATGCGCTGCGGGTGGCCGTCACCGTCATGGGGATGGAGGACGCCGACGCCTTCAATCTCTCCCGCGACGCGCTGCTGGAGCGCTCCATCAAGCTCACCGGGGCGATGGCGACCATGCTGGCCGCGTTCGATCGGCTGCGGCATGGCCAGGAGCCGGTCGATCCGGACCCGTCGCTCGGGCATGCCGCCAACTTCCTCTACATGCTGCGCGGCGAGCGAGCCAGCGAGCTGCAGGAGCGCGCCATGGACGCGTACCTGGTGCTGCTGGCCGAGCACAGCATGAACGCCTCGACCTTCTCGGCGCGCGTCACGCTGTCGGCGCTGTCGGACATCTACTCGGCCGTCTCCAGCGCGCTGGGTACCCTCAAGGGCGATGCCCACGGCGGCGCCAATCGCCGGGCGATGGAGATGCTGCTGGCCATCGGCTCGGCCGACAATGCCGAGTCCTACGTGGAGGAGTCGCTGCGGATCAAGCGGCGGCTGATGGGCATGGGCCACCGCATCTACAAGACCCGCGACCCGCGCGTCGACCATCTCATGGGCTACTCCGAGAAGGTGGCCGCGGAGAAGGGCGACACGACCTGGCACGAGCTGGCGGTGCGCCTCGAGCAGATCACGAGCAATCACCCCTACTTCCTGGAGCGGAAGCTGTTCCCGAACGTGGAGTTCTATTCGGCTCCGTTGCTCTACTCGCTGCTCGGGGAAACCGATCTCATGCCGGCGGTGTTCGGGATCAGCCGGATCGGCGGCTGGACGGCGAACCTGCTGGAGCAAGCGGCGGCCAACCGGATCATCCGCCCGCAGGCGGCGTACGTCGGACCCGATCCTCGGCCCTTCGTGCCGATGGACCAGCGCGGGTAA